Proteins encoded by one window of Emticicia oligotrophica DSM 17448:
- the nusB gene encoding transcription antitermination factor NusB produces the protein MLNRRLIRIRAMQALFAYKQAEGANFQLALDLIADHFSPDLNSMEYQDKEKLEGLKKLGQNLLQEAFSRREAEKFDAPAEVLRTVEQAKEFYLLKNKKDVQHYASRMLIEAERVYELYLQILLLFIDIADRSIQDGNGSDAKSKFSDNQIVKALRAEKVLETQAIRRSVSLSNEQVFVAKLYREAIRSNERFKEYVSKINHTLEEDFAILKYLLKNVILKHEIAWEFFEKQDLYWIDDIETLRAAVTHTFQSFVEEGKLKIALLDEEWEERKEFLQTLYQKSILETKDLEEILIPKLKNWEIERISGTDQILLKMAVVEMLNYPSIPVKVTINEIIEIAKEYSTPKSGQFVNGILDGVAKELKDSGKLRKSGRGMLDNK, from the coding sequence ATGCTTAACAGACGTCTCATACGTATTCGTGCGATGCAAGCCCTTTTTGCTTATAAACAAGCTGAGGGTGCAAATTTCCAATTAGCTTTAGACTTAATTGCTGACCATTTTTCACCAGATTTGAACTCAATGGAGTATCAAGACAAAGAAAAGCTGGAAGGACTAAAAAAATTAGGTCAAAATCTTTTACAAGAAGCCTTTTCTCGTCGAGAAGCCGAAAAATTTGATGCACCCGCCGAAGTGCTGAGAACCGTCGAGCAAGCCAAAGAATTTTATCTTCTCAAAAATAAAAAGGACGTTCAGCATTATGCCAGCCGTATGCTAATCGAGGCAGAGCGAGTTTACGAACTTTATCTCCAAATCTTGTTGCTCTTTATCGATATAGCCGACCGCTCTATTCAAGACGGAAACGGAAGTGATGCCAAATCAAAATTTAGCGATAATCAAATAGTCAAAGCTTTACGTGCTGAGAAAGTGCTCGAAACTCAGGCAATTCGTAGAAGTGTGAGTTTATCAAACGAACAAGTGTTTGTGGCTAAACTTTATCGTGAGGCAATTCGCTCAAACGAACGCTTTAAAGAATATGTTTCGAAAATTAATCATACGCTTGAAGAAGACTTTGCAATTTTGAAATATTTACTCAAAAACGTAATATTGAAACACGAAATTGCTTGGGAGTTTTTTGAGAAGCAAGATTTATATTGGATTGATGATATCGAGACCCTCAGGGCGGCAGTTACGCATACTTTCCAATCCTTTGTTGAAGAAGGAAAATTAAAAATTGCTCTTTTAGATGAAGAATGGGAGGAAAGAAAAGAATTTTTACAAACTTTGTATCAGAAATCAATTCTTGAAACCAAAGATTTAGAAGAAATTCTGATTCCGAAGCTTAAAAATTGGGAAATTGAGCGTATTTCTGGAACCGACCAAATTTTATTGAAAATGGCAGTAGTTGAAATGCTCAATTATCCGAGCATTCCAGTGAAAGTAACCATAAACGAAATTATTGAAATTGCCAAAGAATATAGCACACCGAAAAGCGGTCAATTTGTTAATGGTATTTTAGATGGAGTAGCTAAAGAATTGAAAGATTCTGGTAAACTTCGTAAGAGTGGCCGAGGTATGTTAGATAATAAATAA
- a CDS encoding ion channel has product MNRKYTLVEKERKREDLGFGTKMTDRQTRLITGAGQFNVKRVGQSFEAWLNLYNRLITIRWITFFFIALLVYLILNLFFAGLYYFIGVEHLAGVDMTNTHSQFWDAFFFSAQSLTTVGYGRIAPVGFAASFVAGLEALTGLMMFAIITGLLYGRFSRPNPRILFSRNAIIAPYLDTNAFMFRMVNEKSNQIINMSVSVVFSKVEEKNGVRNRQYYGLTLERSKVNFFPTNWTIVHAITEDSPLYGETPESLAASDAEFMIATEGIDDTFADAVYKRHSYFNNELVWGAKYKPMLENDGEESYILDLRKIHDFDLVSLNP; this is encoded by the coding sequence ATGAATAGAAAATATACCCTTGTAGAAAAAGAACGCAAACGTGAAGACTTAGGGTTTGGAACAAAAATGACCGACCGCCAAACTCGCTTAATCACTGGTGCAGGACAATTTAATGTAAAAAGAGTTGGACAGTCTTTTGAGGCTTGGCTTAATCTCTACAATCGCCTCATTACGATTCGTTGGATCACCTTCTTTTTTATAGCTCTTTTAGTTTACCTCATTTTAAATCTCTTTTTTGCTGGTCTGTATTATTTTATTGGTGTAGAACATCTGGCAGGTGTTGATATGACCAATACGCATTCTCAATTCTGGGATGCTTTTTTCTTCTCTGCTCAATCGCTTACTACGGTTGGCTATGGTCGAATTGCCCCCGTTGGTTTTGCCGCAAGTTTTGTTGCAGGCTTAGAAGCCCTTACTGGTTTGATGATGTTTGCAATTATAACGGGCTTACTTTATGGTCGCTTTTCTAGACCTAATCCTAGAATCTTATTTAGTCGTAATGCTATCATTGCACCTTACCTCGATACCAATGCTTTTATGTTTAGAATGGTAAACGAAAAAAGTAATCAGATAATTAATATGAGCGTTAGTGTGGTTTTCTCAAAAGTTGAAGAAAAAAATGGCGTTAGGAATCGTCAGTACTATGGACTTACACTCGAACGTTCGAAAGTGAATTTTTTCCCAACTAATTGGACAATCGTTCACGCAATAACTGAAGATAGCCCATTGTACGGAGAAACTCCAGAATCTTTAGCTGCCTCTGACGCCGAATTTATGATTGCAACTGAGGGGATTGATGATACTTTTGCAGATGCAGTTTATAAACGACATTCGTATTTTAATAATGAGCTTGTTTGGGGAGCAAAGTATAAACCCATGCTTGAAAATGATGGAGAAGAAAGTTATATTTTAGATTTACGCAAAATTCATGATTTCGACTTAGTATCTTTGAATCCTTAA
- the yajC gene encoding preprotein translocase subunit YajC produces the protein MILLQAQGGNGMFSIIMMVGMIAVFYFFMIRPQQKKTEDQKKMVEELKEGDEIVTFGGLHGKIVAKDETTVTVSAGGGARLTFEKTAVARKK, from the coding sequence ATGATTCTTTTACAAGCACAGGGTGGAAACGGAATGTTTTCAATTATCATGATGGTCGGTATGATTGCCGTATTCTATTTCTTCATGATTCGCCCACAACAAAAAAAGACCGAAGACCAAAAGAAAATGGTTGAGGAATTAAAAGAAGGTGATGAAATTGTAACTTTCGGTGGTTTGCATGGAAAAATTGTAGCAAAAGATGAAACAACTGTTACGGTTTCTGCTGGTGGCGGTGCTAGACTTACTTTTGAAAAAACTGCTGTTGCAAGAAAAAAATAA
- a CDS encoding DUF1573 domain-containing protein encodes MKRIFLALTSTVILASINFSCNLVGAKNQESMSKEDSLAAIANAPIIQFDKEVVDFGTLTEGDTVSHVFKFKNVGKSPLTITDVQVQCGCTVASKPDHPVGVGQEDQIVVRFNSQGKAGTNKKFVTIYSNANPPQTVLAFTAIVNAKDSNVPSADASKK; translated from the coding sequence ATGAAAAGAATATTTTTAGCCCTTACTTCAACAGTTATTTTAGCAAGTATCAATTTTTCTTGCAACTTAGTTGGTGCCAAAAATCAGGAATCAATGAGCAAAGAAGATTCTTTAGCTGCTATTGCCAACGCACCAATCATTCAATTTGATAAAGAGGTAGTTGATTTCGGTACACTCACTGAAGGCGATACTGTTTCGCATGTTTTTAAGTTTAAAAACGTAGGAAAAAGTCCGCTTACCATTACTGATGTACAAGTACAGTGTGGTTGTACGGTTGCTTCTAAGCCTGACCATCCAGTAGGTGTAGGACAAGAAGACCAAATTGTTGTACGTTTCAATAGCCAAGGTAAGGCAGGTACTAACAAAAAGTTTGTTACTATCTATTCGAATGCGAATCCTCCGCAAACTGTTTTAGCATTTACTGCAATCGTTAATGCCAAAGATAGTAATGTGCCAAGTGCGGATGCCAGCAAAAAATAA
- a CDS encoding DUF721 domain-containing protein, translated as MPSETTRRSQATPLKDAIDAFLKTFDLKTRFNETYLIAFWERMMGQTIASRTKEIYVRNRVLYLRIDSSPLRQELFMAKTKLIALINKDVGESVVDDVVFL; from the coding sequence ATGCCATCAGAGACTACACGCCGCTCACAAGCTACCCCTTTAAAAGATGCTATTGATGCATTCCTGAAAACATTCGACCTAAAAACTCGCTTCAATGAAACTTATCTGATAGCCTTTTGGGAAAGAATGATGGGGCAAACGATTGCTTCTCGCACGAAAGAAATTTACGTTAGAAATAGGGTACTTTATCTTCGAATTGATTCTTCGCCACTTCGACAAGAATTATTTATGGCAAAAACTAAACTGATTGCATTGATTAATAAAGATGTTGGAGAGTCTGTTGTGGATGATGTTGTTTTTCTTTGA
- a CDS encoding S66 peptidase family protein, producing the protein MKSLFEPSSLQKGDKVAIVAMASKLDPIDIKAAINLMQVNWGVEVLVGESVSAAYFNFAGTDEIRLRDFQFYLDNPEVKAIFSARGGYGSSRIIDAVDFSKFKQNPKWIIGFSDITTVHAQIQAMGFQSIHGPMPKTFMRNYDSVETLKDVLFGNEIAYKIPSKSHNRLGSGKGQLVGGNLCMLAHLIGSPSDLDTDGKILFIEDISEYLYNIDRMMIQLKRAGKLKNLAGLIVGDFSDLKENDEPFGKNVQEIIAEHTSAYNYPICYDFPTGHEAINWAIPCGRVADFVVDEEEVSLIFESKI; encoded by the coding sequence ATGAAATCACTTTTTGAACCTTCTTCGCTCCAAAAAGGAGATAAAGTAGCTATTGTTGCCATGGCCAGTAAGCTCGACCCTATTGATATTAAGGCCGCTATTAATTTAATGCAAGTAAATTGGGGTGTTGAAGTATTGGTCGGAGAGTCGGTTAGTGCGGCTTATTTTAATTTTGCGGGTACAGATGAAATAAGACTTCGAGATTTCCAGTTTTATCTTGATAATCCTGAAGTAAAAGCAATTTTTTCAGCGAGGGGTGGGTATGGAAGTTCAAGAATTATTGATGCAGTTGATTTTTCAAAATTTAAACAGAACCCCAAGTGGATAATAGGTTTTTCTGATATTACAACCGTACATGCACAAATACAGGCTATGGGTTTTCAGAGTATTCATGGCCCAATGCCAAAGACCTTCATGCGAAACTATGATTCGGTTGAAACACTCAAAGATGTATTGTTTGGGAATGAAATTGCATATAAAATTCCATCGAAATCTCATAATCGTTTGGGTAGTGGAAAAGGGCAGCTTGTAGGTGGAAATTTATGCATGTTGGCTCATTTAATTGGTTCACCATCAGACCTTGATACTGACGGAAAGATTTTATTCATAGAAGATATTTCTGAGTACCTTTATAATATTGACCGAATGATGATTCAACTTAAACGAGCAGGAAAGTTGAAGAATTTAGCTGGCTTAATCGTTGGGGATTTTTCTGATTTGAAAGAAAACGATGAACCATTTGGTAAAAATGTACAAGAAATTATTGCCGAGCATACCTCAGCATATAATTATCCGATATGCTACGATTTCCCAACTGGGCACGAAGCCATCAATTGGGCGATACCTTGTGGGAGAGTAGCTGATTTTGTTGTTGATGAAGAAGAGGTTAGTCTAATTTTTGAATCGAAAATTTGA
- a CDS encoding YtxH domain-containing protein yields the protein MSNSSRSFIAFLAGVATGAAIGILYAPDKGEVTRDKLSFRLSKYREQLQKFINDLIERGDEVAMEVVGGDSSAKSEGQKVVSEARQKAEKLLEDVESLMSQIKAKN from the coding sequence ATGAGCAATTCATCAAGAAGTTTTATCGCATTTTTAGCAGGAGTAGCTACTGGAGCAGCTATCGGTATTTTATATGCTCCTGATAAAGGAGAAGTAACACGTGATAAGCTGTCGTTTCGTTTATCGAAATACCGCGAGCAATTACAAAAATTCATCAATGACCTCATCGAGCGTGGAGATGAAGTGGCTATGGAAGTGGTAGGAGGAGATAGCTCTGCCAAATCTGAAGGCCAGAAAGTAGTAAGCGAGGCTCGTCAAAAGGCTGAGAAGCTACTAGAAGACGTAGAATCTCTTATGAGTCAAATTAAGGCAAAAAATTAA